The genomic segment GGGGGGGGCGTCAAAGTGTATATTGGAGCGGGGCGCGGCGGGACAGGCTCGCGGAAGCACCGTGTTTTCCGAAGGATATGCTTTGCGCGGCTCAACCTCCCGTGATATCGTCCGCGCAACTTTTGTCAAACATGGCCGACGAAAATCGCCCCAAACCCGACCGCAACGGCGACAACGATGAAGGTCGCGGTGGCGCCCGCCATTGGATCATCTGGTTGCTGATCTTCGGCTCGTTGCCGCTCCTCATCGTGCTGCGCGAGAAGGGACCGATGCGGCCGTCGACCATCACCTACGGCAAGTTCATGGCCCTCGTCGAGGAGGGCCGCCTCGAGCCCGGCGCCAAGATCACCTTCAGCCCGCAGACCTCCGACCTGCGTGAAATCACCGGCAAATACCTCGCCACCGAGCCCGACGGCAAACCCGTGATGGGCGAGGACGGCCAGCAAAAGCGCGTGCCGTTCCGCATCAAGACGTTTCTGCGCGGCGAGACCGTCGAGCGCCTGCTTGACGGCGGCAAGTTCGAAACCGAGGAGCCCAACACGATGCTCATGAGCCTGCTCCTCACGCTGCTCCCTTTCCTGCTCGTCGCGGCATTCATCTACTTCTTCTTCATCCGCCAGATCAAGATGGCCGGCAAAGGCGCGCTCTCCTTCGGCAAGTCCAAGGCGCGCATGCTCAGCAAGGACAAGAACAAGGTCACGTTCAAGGACGTCGCCGGCGTCGAGGAAGCCAAGGACGAAGTCTCCGAACTCGTCGAATTCCTCAAGGATCCCAAGAAATTCCAGAAACTCGGCGGCCGCATCCCCAAGGGCATCCTCATGATCGGCGCGCCCGGCACCGGCAAAACCCTCCTCGCCAAGGCCATCGCCGGCGAGGCCGACGCCAGCTTCTTCAGCATCAGCGGCTCCGACTTCGTCGAGATGTTCGTCGGCGTCGGCGCCAGCCGCGTGCGCGACATGTTCGAACAGGCGCGCAAAAACACCCCCTGCCTCGTGTTCATCGACGAGATCGACGCCGTCGGACGCTCGCGCGGACACGGCCTCGGCGGCGGCAACGACGAGCGCGAACAGACCCTCAACGCCCTCCTCGTCGAGATGGACGGCTTCGACACCACCGAGGGCATCATCATCATCGCCGCGACCAACCGCCCCGACGTCCTCGACCCCGCGCTCCTGCGCCCCGGCCGCTTCGACCGCCAGATCACCGTCAACCTCCCCGACGTGCGCGGCCGCGAAGCCATCCTCAAAGTCCACGCCAAAAACGTGAAACTAGGCCCCGACGCCGACCTCTCCGTCATCGCCCGCGGCACCCCCGGCTACAGCGGCGCCGAACTCGCCAACCTGCTCAACGAAGCCGCCCTCCTCGCCGCCCGCATGAACAAGAAATCCGTGGGCATGGAAGAACTCGAGGAAGCCCGCGACAAAGTCCGCTGGGGCCGCGAACGCCGCACCCTCGCCATGAGCGACGAAGACAAGAAACGCACCGCCTGGCACGAGGCCGGCCACGCCCTCGTCAACGTCCTGCTCAAGCACACGCACCCCCTTCACAAAGTCACCATCATCCCGCGCGGACAATCCCTCGGCACCACCATGTGGCTCCCCAAGGACGACGTGTGGAACCACCAAAAGAAGGAGATGCTCGACAGCATCACCATGGCCATGGCCGGCCGCATCGGCGAGGAGATGTTCTCCGGCGACATCTCCACCGGCGCCGCGGGCGACATCCAGCAAGCCACCAAGATGGCCCGCGCCATGGTCACCCAGTTCGGCATGAGCGAAAAAGTCGGCATGGTCCAATACGGCGACAGCGGCGAGTTCGTCTTCCTCGGCCGCGAAATGGCCCGGCACAAAGACTACTCCGAGCAGATGGCCCAGCAAATCGACGCCGAGGTCAAGCGCATCATCGACACCAGCTACAACGAAGCCCTGCGCCTCATCACCGAGAACCGCGACAAACTCGAACTCATCGCCGGCGCGCTCCTCGAACACGAGACCCTCGACGGCACGCAAGTCGAGCAAATCATCCGCACCGGCCGCTTCGACCCGCCCGAGCCGCCCAAGGACGTCGGCCCCATGATGGGCGCGCCCGCCGGCACACCCCTGCCCGAAGTGCCCAAGCCCGCCCATCCCAAGCTCCCGCCCGACCTCGGCAGCGCCCCCGCCCCGGCTGCGGTCTAAGCCAAGCCGGCACCATCGTCACCCGGTCCTTGAACCTCTTGGCGTCCCGCACCACCACCTGCCGCCGCATGGCGGTAGTCAACC from the Verrucomicrobiota bacterium genome contains:
- the hflB gene encoding ATP-dependent zinc metalloprotease FtsH, which produces MADENRPKPDRNGDNDEGRGGARHWIIWLLIFGSLPLLIVLREKGPMRPSTITYGKFMALVEEGRLEPGAKITFSPQTSDLREITGKYLATEPDGKPVMGEDGQQKRVPFRIKTFLRGETVERLLDGGKFETEEPNTMLMSLLLTLLPFLLVAAFIYFFFIRQIKMAGKGALSFGKSKARMLSKDKNKVTFKDVAGVEEAKDEVSELVEFLKDPKKFQKLGGRIPKGILMIGAPGTGKTLLAKAIAGEADASFFSISGSDFVEMFVGVGASRVRDMFEQARKNTPCLVFIDEIDAVGRSRGHGLGGGNDEREQTLNALLVEMDGFDTTEGIIIIAATNRPDVLDPALLRPGRFDRQITVNLPDVRGREAILKVHAKNVKLGPDADLSVIARGTPGYSGAELANLLNEAALLAARMNKKSVGMEELEEARDKVRWGRERRTLAMSDEDKKRTAWHEAGHALVNVLLKHTHPLHKVTIIPRGQSLGTTMWLPKDDVWNHQKKEMLDSITMAMAGRIGEEMFSGDISTGAAGDIQQATKMARAMVTQFGMSEKVGMVQYGDSGEFVFLGREMARHKDYSEQMAQQIDAEVKRIIDTSYNEALRLITENRDKLELIAGALLEHETLDGTQVEQIIRTGRFDPPEPPKDVGPMMGAPAGTPLPEVPKPAHPKLPPDLGSAPAPAAV